A region from the Posidoniimonas polymericola genome encodes:
- a CDS encoding alpha/beta hydrolase, translated as MHLRYALLLTAALLTPMTNAHAQPDADHKYDVPLLQGDSGFEEQRVVRGEPPRQDIWVGKSPNSSLRVFVPAEGQPTAAVVICPGGGYAGLSYVKEGVWVAKWFRERGVAAGVLTYRTGGGGNQHPAPLSDAQAALQHMRQQAGELGYPADKVGVMGFSAGGHLAATASMQFATGSPNSDDEAVTSRPDFSVLGYPVITMGDATHSGSRNNLLGQVSDEEAAKMSADLNVTDQTPPTFIFHAQDDGGVPVENALLYFRACTAHGVPAEMHLFERGGHGFGMWRDNEPVSAWPELLEAWMVSRDLMGKQD; from the coding sequence ATGCACCTCCGTTATGCCCTGTTGTTGACCGCGGCGTTGCTGACTCCCATGACCAATGCCCACGCCCAGCCCGACGCCGACCACAAGTACGATGTACCCCTCCTGCAAGGGGACAGCGGTTTTGAGGAGCAACGGGTTGTCAGGGGCGAGCCGCCCCGGCAGGACATCTGGGTAGGGAAGTCGCCCAACTCGTCGCTCCGCGTGTTCGTCCCGGCCGAGGGCCAGCCCACTGCGGCGGTCGTGATCTGCCCCGGCGGCGGCTACGCGGGCCTGTCGTATGTCAAGGAAGGCGTCTGGGTCGCGAAGTGGTTCCGCGAGCGCGGCGTCGCGGCGGGCGTGCTTACCTACCGCACCGGCGGCGGGGGCAACCAGCACCCGGCGCCGCTCAGCGACGCCCAGGCGGCGCTGCAGCACATGCGGCAGCAGGCGGGCGAGCTCGGCTACCCGGCCGACAAGGTCGGCGTGATGGGCTTCTCGGCCGGCGGGCACCTGGCCGCGACCGCCTCGATGCAGTTCGCGACCGGCTCGCCGAATTCCGACGACGAAGCGGTCACCAGCCGGCCCGACTTCTCGGTGCTCGGCTACCCGGTCATCACCATGGGCGACGCCACCCACAGCGGCTCGCGCAACAACCTGCTGGGGCAGGTCTCTGACGAGGAGGCGGCGAAGATGTCGGCCGACCTAAACGTCACCGACCAGACGCCCCCCACGTTCATCTTCCACGCCCAAGACGACGGCGGCGTGCCGGTCGAGAACGCCCTGCTCTACTTCCGCGCCTGCACCGCGCACGGCGTGCCGGCCGAGATGCACCTCTTCGAACGTGGCGGCCACGGCTTCGGCATGTGGCGTGACAACGAGCCGGTGTCTGCCTGGCCCGAGCTGCTCGAGGCCTGGATGGTGAGCCGCGATCTGATGGGCAAGCAGGATTGA
- the lnt gene encoding apolipoprotein N-acyltransferase: protein MPPDASSPAERSDAAPQAKQPWRRSPLAVMLLGGVLVWLSQPGTARMFGLENLPWGLLGWAAAAPWIALVLRPEPLSRWGCVQVWLGGVAYWLLLLYWICYPHPLTPIGWPLLAGYLGVYPLAFVLISRRVVHRGGAPVWVAAPIVWAALEFVQAHLFTGFLMGALSHTQARLPLVIQISDTAGAYGVSFVLMMSAACVAVLLDRNSHQQRRVAAAATTAATALAVLYYGFVRINDDTATRPGPSVALIQGDTRATWDPSEGRDQRILDAQLRVTRQAAKAAGEAGRPVDLFIWPESMFRAPVVTLANRPTPTTELPELYQRFGRAAEEWFGGLAAEQGAAFLLGVDRFDLTKSDTAETGYDQTIYNTAALVDHEGHATAFYDKTHRVPFGEYIPFAENMPGLYFLTPMSGGLGEGAGPVSMPLETSIGPVLLAPNICYETVIPHVIRRQVAELTAAGKAPDLLVNITNDAWFWGASELDLHLACGQFRAVENRTPMVIAANTGLSAVVDSSGRVRNLTRRMQEDFIVAAPALDGRSSFYSRHGDWFALGCLAGTVVLLLLSCSKGDGGMGKAASTAEARQQE from the coding sequence ATGCCGCCCGACGCCTCATCGCCCGCAGAACGCTCCGACGCCGCTCCGCAAGCCAAGCAGCCGTGGCGCCGCTCGCCGCTGGCGGTCATGCTGCTCGGCGGCGTGCTGGTGTGGCTCTCCCAGCCCGGCACGGCGCGGATGTTCGGCCTCGAGAACCTGCCGTGGGGCCTGCTCGGCTGGGCGGCCGCGGCCCCTTGGATTGCTCTGGTGCTCCGCCCAGAACCGCTGTCGCGGTGGGGCTGCGTCCAGGTGTGGCTCGGCGGCGTCGCGTACTGGCTGCTCTTGCTCTACTGGATCTGCTACCCACACCCGCTTACGCCGATCGGCTGGCCGCTGCTGGCCGGCTACCTGGGCGTCTACCCGCTGGCGTTTGTGCTGATCTCCCGCCGGGTGGTTCATCGCGGCGGCGCCCCGGTGTGGGTCGCTGCGCCGATCGTCTGGGCGGCGCTCGAGTTCGTCCAGGCGCACCTGTTTACCGGCTTCTTGATGGGCGCCCTTTCGCACACGCAGGCGAGGCTGCCGCTGGTCATCCAGATCAGCGACACGGCCGGCGCCTACGGCGTGTCGTTCGTGCTGATGATGTCGGCGGCGTGCGTCGCCGTGCTGCTCGACCGCAACAGCCACCAGCAACGCCGCGTGGCGGCAGCCGCCACGACGGCCGCAACGGCGCTCGCGGTTCTGTACTACGGGTTCGTCCGCATCAACGACGACACCGCCACCCGGCCCGGGCCGTCCGTGGCGCTCATCCAGGGCGACACCCGCGCCACGTGGGACCCGAGCGAGGGCCGCGACCAGCGGATCCTCGACGCGCAGCTCCGCGTGACCCGCCAGGCGGCTAAGGCGGCCGGCGAGGCGGGCCGGCCGGTCGACCTGTTCATCTGGCCGGAGAGCATGTTCCGCGCGCCGGTCGTGACGCTCGCCAACCGGCCGACGCCGACCACCGAGCTGCCAGAGCTCTACCAGCGGTTCGGCCGCGCGGCGGAGGAGTGGTTCGGTGGACTCGCCGCGGAGCAGGGCGCCGCGTTCCTGCTGGGCGTCGACCGCTTTGACCTGACCAAGTCCGACACGGCCGAGACCGGCTACGACCAAACGATCTACAACACCGCGGCGCTGGTCGACCACGAGGGCCACGCCACCGCGTTCTACGACAAGACCCACCGCGTGCCGTTTGGCGAGTACATCCCGTTCGCAGAGAACATGCCGGGCCTCTACTTCCTGACCCCGATGTCGGGCGGGCTGGGCGAGGGCGCCGGGCCGGTGAGCATGCCGCTCGAGACCTCCATCGGCCCCGTCCTGCTGGCGCCCAATATCTGCTACGAGACCGTCATCCCCCACGTCATCCGCCGGCAGGTCGCCGAGCTGACCGCCGCCGGCAAAGCGCCCGACCTACTCGTGAACATCACCAACGACGCCTGGTTCTGGGGCGCCTCGGAGCTCGACCTGCACCTCGCTTGCGGCCAGTTCCGCGCGGTCGAGAACCGCACGCCGATGGTGATCGCCGCCAACACCGGCCTGTCCGCGGTGGTCGACAGCTCCGGCCGCGTCCGCAACCTCACGCGTCGGATGCAGGAAGACTTTATCGTCGCCGCCCCGGCGCTCGACGGCCGCTCAAGCTTCTACAGCCGCCACGGCGACTGGTTCGCGCTGGGCTGCCTAGCCGGTACTGTAGTACTGCTGCTGTTGAGCTGCTCAAAGGGGGATGGCGGAATGGGGAAGGCGGCGTCCACCGCCGAAGCTCGCCAGCAGGAATGA
- a CDS encoding RsmD family RNA methyltransferase, with translation MPRRRPKTKPSPAGKKPADGDGTPEPLRIIGGRYRGSKLSYEPLTHDGATVTRPMKHRVREAIFNLIGMRAEGKHAIDLFAGTGALALEALSRGAKRATLIERHIPTAEIVRANVEALGVEEVCEVKTTNAFLWIKRDLPAFATELPWLVFVSPPYSFFVERHDEMLGMINTLADAAPAGSLLVVESDERFDFAPLPGGVRLERGDPGWDVRTYAPAVVGVLEVEPA, from the coding sequence ATGCCCCGCCGACGTCCCAAGACCAAACCCTCACCCGCTGGCAAAAAACCCGCTGACGGGGACGGCACGCCCGAACCGCTCCGCATCATCGGCGGCCGGTACCGCGGCAGCAAGCTCTCGTACGAGCCCCTCACGCACGACGGCGCCACGGTAACCCGGCCGATGAAACACCGCGTCCGCGAGGCGATCTTCAACCTGATCGGCATGCGGGCCGAGGGGAAGCACGCGATCGACCTGTTCGCTGGCACCGGCGCCCTGGCCCTTGAGGCACTCAGCCGCGGCGCCAAGCGGGCGACCCTGATCGAGCGCCACATCCCCACCGCCGAGATCGTCCGAGCTAACGTCGAGGCGCTCGGCGTCGAGGAGGTCTGCGAGGTCAAGACCACCAACGCGTTCCTGTGGATCAAACGCGACCTGCCGGCGTTTGCGACCGAGCTGCCGTGGCTGGTGTTCGTCAGCCCGCCCTACAGCTTCTTTGTCGAACGCCACGACGAGATGCTTGGTATGATCAACACCCTGGCGGACGCGGCGCCGGCGGGCAGCCTGCTGGTGGTCGAGTCGGACGAGCGGTTCGACTTCGCCCCGCTCCCGGGTGGCGTCCGCCTGGAACGCGGCGACCCGGGCTGGGACGTCCGCACGTACGCGCCAGCGGTGGTCGGCGTGCTCGAGGTAGAGCCCGCCTAG
- a CDS encoding ABC-F family ATP-binding cassette domain-containing protein translates to MPVVLSLQDAHKRYGHQVLLDGATCALADDQKVGLIGRNGAGKSTLCRILLGEEELDSGEVVQSKKLRLGYLRQHDPFHDGETVMDFLMRDSGHPDWRCGQVAWRFALSDDMTGRPVRELSGGWQTRVKLAALLLHDPNLLVLDEPTNFLDLRTQMLLEHFLRDFKAGVLVVSHDRAFLNQTCTHTLELSRGDLTMFPGDVDSYLQNLEERREHDERKNAATATKRKQLERFINENRANANTASQARSKAKQLERLEMIEVAGEEAKVHFSFPQVEPRKGPAVRVEDLAIGYDDRTVADDIRLEIEHGTRTGLVGDNGQGKTTFLRTLCESLKPKDGELKWGYGCQLGVYAQHVYTTLDPKQTVLEYLEYQAAPGTNTLQIKSVAGSFLFSGELAEKKIQVLSGGERARLVLAGLLLEQHNVLVLDEPGNHLDVETIEALGEALKRYQGTVIFTSHDRHFMRRTATDVVEVGGGRVVSYPSSYDDYVYRVQQEIDQGLRDEAARHPDEDQSGGGKSRGRSERDAQKKLKSLERKIAKLDDEKKSISEQLLTATEAKRASELQEQINTISGELETLEEEWLELYNEVEA, encoded by the coding sequence ATGCCAGTCGTCCTCTCGCTCCAAGACGCCCACAAACGCTACGGCCACCAGGTCCTGCTCGACGGCGCCACCTGCGCGCTGGCCGACGATCAGAAGGTCGGCCTGATCGGCCGCAACGGCGCCGGCAAGTCGACCCTCTGCCGTATCCTGCTCGGCGAAGAAGAGCTCGACTCTGGCGAGGTCGTCCAGAGCAAGAAGCTGCGGCTCGGCTACCTGCGGCAGCACGACCCCTTCCACGACGGCGAGACCGTCATGGACTTCCTGATGCGCGACAGCGGCCATCCCGACTGGCGGTGCGGGCAGGTGGCGTGGCGGTTCGCCCTCTCGGACGACATGACCGGCCGCCCGGTCCGCGAGCTCTCCGGCGGCTGGCAGACCCGCGTCAAGCTGGCCGCCCTGCTGCTGCACGACCCCAACCTGCTGGTCCTCGACGAGCCCACCAACTTCCTCGACCTCCGCACCCAGATGCTGCTGGAGCACTTCCTCCGCGACTTCAAGGCGGGCGTGCTGGTGGTTTCGCACGACCGGGCGTTCCTCAACCAGACCTGCACCCACACGCTCGAGCTCTCCCGCGGCGACCTCACCATGTTCCCGGGCGATGTCGACAGCTATCTGCAGAACCTGGAGGAACGCCGCGAGCACGACGAGCGCAAGAACGCCGCCACGGCGACCAAGCGTAAGCAGCTCGAGAGGTTTATTAACGAGAACCGCGCCAACGCCAACACGGCCAGTCAGGCCCGCAGCAAGGCGAAGCAGCTCGAGCGGCTGGAGATGATCGAGGTGGCCGGCGAGGAGGCCAAGGTCCACTTCAGCTTCCCCCAGGTCGAGCCCCGCAAGGGGCCGGCGGTGCGGGTCGAAGACCTGGCGATCGGCTACGACGACCGCACGGTCGCCGACGACATCCGGCTGGAGATCGAGCACGGCACCCGAACCGGCCTCGTCGGCGACAACGGCCAAGGCAAGACCACCTTCCTGCGGACGCTGTGCGAGTCGCTCAAACCCAAGGACGGCGAACTCAAGTGGGGCTACGGCTGCCAGTTGGGCGTCTACGCCCAGCACGTCTACACGACGCTCGACCCCAAGCAAACGGTGCTCGAGTACCTCGAGTACCAGGCCGCGCCCGGCACCAACACGCTGCAGATCAAGAGCGTCGCGGGCAGCTTCCTGTTCTCGGGCGAACTGGCGGAAAAGAAGATCCAGGTGCTCAGCGGCGGCGAGCGGGCCCGGCTCGTGCTCGCCGGGCTGCTGCTCGAGCAACACAATGTGCTGGTGCTCGACGAGCCCGGCAACCACCTCGACGTCGAGACGATCGAGGCCCTCGGCGAGGCGCTCAAGCGATACCAGGGAACGGTGATCTTCACGAGCCACGACCGCCACTTCATGCGCCGCACGGCGACCGACGTGGTGGAGGTCGGCGGCGGCCGCGTGGTGAGCTACCCCTCGAGCTACGACGACTACGTCTACCGCGTGCAGCAGGAGATCGACCAGGGCCTCCGCGACGAGGCGGCCCGCCACCCCGACGAGGACCAGTCCGGCGGCGGCAAGTCCCGCGGCCGCAGCGAGCGCGACGCGCAGAAGAAGCTCAAGAGCCTCGAACGCAAGATCGCCAAGCTCGACGACGAGAAGAAGTCGATCAGCGAGCAGCTGCTCACCGCCACCGAGGCCAAGCGGGCGTCCGAACTGCAAGAACAGATCAACACAATTTCCGGCGAGCTAGAAACGCTCGAGGAGGAGTGGCTGGAGCTGTACAACGAGGTCGAGGCTTGA